The sequence CACGCATTGCCATGTCGTTACAAAAGGTCCTTTGGCAATTGGCGGGGAAGGTAAAGCCGCCAGGGGTAAACTCATTGGTGGCACCATTGAAACCAGTGATCACATCTATTGCGGTCAACTGGGGGCTCCTGCCGGGACCAAAACTCGTATTTACTGGTCGCTACCACCCCACGATCCACAGGCAGTCTCTCATCTCAATCACTTACGTAGCTCTCTCGCTAAGTTGATTGCGCGTGCCAAAACGCTACAGCAAGGTTTGGAACGTTGTAAATCACTTGAGGACGAAGCCAAACGGGTGCAATACCAACAAAAACTGCACGGTGAACTCAAAAAAATAAAGTCCCGAATTACGACGACTCGCATTAGCATTGATTCTGTTTTAGAAGCGTTTGAAACGCACCCGACGTTACGCACCATGGTCAGTCGTGAAGTGTTCCCGGGCATACTCTTTATTTTTAAAGAAAAAAGCCTGCGCATTAAAGAGCACCGCAATGGTACAATGTTCCTACTTGAAGACAAACAACTGCGCGTAGACAGTCTACTGTAACGATTCACTATAATGTCATCTGCTATTTTTTCTTTACTAGAACGTCAAAACGAACAGCCCTGGCGTGACTCAACTTTATTGGTTATTAACCCGCTCGACGATAGCTTGGCCGGCTTAGACAATACCGAAGCCTGGAGCTTTCACGCCGGTATCGCCAGTCAATGGCAAGCGAAAGGCAGGGTCGTTTATTGCCAGGCTTCAGCGCCTGATATGAGCCAGTACACACAAGTCATGTTGGTTGTTGCGAAAGAGAAAGCTCTTAATCACTATATCCTAGAACAACTCAGTGCCTTACCTGAAGGCGCGACCTTATGGTTGGTCGGGGAAAAACGTTCCGGTGTTCAGTCACTGGCGAAAAAGTTACCGGGCAGCTTCTCAAAGGCACATAAAACCGCATCAGGAAATCATTGCCAGTTGTTTAGCGCTGCGCATACTAGCGGAGCTGGAGATCCGCCTCCGTTAACCGATTACGCAACCCACGTGCAGTATGACTTAAACGGGCATTCTGAGCACTTTACCACACTGCCCGGCGTGTTTAGTCAAACACACATTGATCCGGCAACACTGTTACTTTTAAACACGTTAAAAGACACTTCGCTGGGCCGCGTATTAGACTTTGCCTGTGGCGCCGGTGTGATAACCAGTGCGTTGCGCCAGTCCGCCGAACAGTTAACCGCCTGTGACGTTAATCCAATGGCGATAGCTGCCAGCAACATGACGTTCTCACAGCAGGGGATTGAGGTCGATTTGCGTTTGGCCGACGGCTTACCCGATAATTTAGAGATGTTTGACACCATTGTCAGCAACCCGCCTTTTCACACCGGTCAAAAAACTGACTATGCCATTGCTCGTAAATTTTTGGCTAATGCTCGCAAACATTTGAACAAAGGCGGGACGTTATATATCGTTGCGAATCGCTTTTTACCTTGGTCAGAAGTGATTGAGGAAGGCTTTGGACATTGCGACGTTTTAGCAGATGACGGTCGTTATCGTGTCTACAAAGCGACTTGTCGATAAAATCAGCGTTTTATCGTTTAGATGATTACCCTTTTGTTAACGATTTGCTAACATAAATAAACATAAATAAGAATTAAGTTGAGCTGTTAACTGAATGCATACGATTTCACTGAAGCGCATACTCATTTATCTGGTGCTATTAGTCACCAGTTTTGCGCTGCTTATTGGCTTTACCATAAATATTGTCAGCCAAGTTGGACAGTTCGAAAAGTCTTTGCAGGAGCAGGCATTGTCTTATACGCGGATTATCGCCAGCAATGCCGCCAGAACCATCGTTTTTGACGACACCGTTTCCGAAAAGCAACGTCTTGGCACCTTTCAAAACACTCCGTTTATTGAGCATATCCATGTTTATAAAATGGACGAAGCCAGCGGCCAGTTAACCTTTTTCTCCAGTTATAACAAGCAAGGTTTAGCCCCTATTCCGGCGCGCTTTTCAAAGTTAGAGCGATTAACATCGCCAACAATAAACGATTCAAACATTGAGGTGTCCCAGCCCGTGACTCTCGATGGCGACGTTATTGGTTATGTCTATCTAAGAGGCTCGCTAGAACAAGTTAGGTTATTCATGTGGCGGTCTATAGCTGTAGCTGTCGTTGTAGCACTTGTAACCCTACTAGCATGCTGGCTGGCGACGTTGCGGTTACGTAAAGCGATAGTACAACCGCTTGACTCCGTGGTTGATGTTGTATCGCAGGTGGCACGAGATAAAAACTACTCGCTGCGCTTACCGTCGTCGCAACTTGCTGAGTTCGACACCATGGCGCAAGCCTTCAACACCATGCTGGATCGAGTCCAACAGCACATTACCCGACAACGCCGCGCGGAAGAAGAAGCAAGCCAGTTAAATACTCAACTGGAGCAGCAAGTCACACAGCGCACTCAAGCATTGAAAGAATCCAATAGCGAACTCCTGAAAACACTGGAACAGTTGCACCAATACCAGGGACAACTTGTCGAGTCTGAAAAAATGGCGTCGCTAGGTGATATGGTTGCCGGTATCGCACATGAGGTGAACACGCCTATTGGATTATCTGTCACCGCATCAACGCTGCTGCAGGATAAGCTTGCTGTTATGCAAGAGAAGTTTGACGCCAAACGTATTTCAACCAGCGAGTTCGAACGTTTCTTAACAGATTGCGACGAGAATTTGCAGATTATTTACCGCAATTTGAACAGAGCCGCTGACTTAGTGACCAGCTTTAAACAAGTGGCAGTTGACCAATCATCGGAAGTGGATCGTGACATTGAAATCAACA comes from Idiomarina sp. X4 and encodes:
- a CDS encoding class I SAM-dependent methyltransferase, yielding MSSAIFSLLERQNEQPWRDSTLLVINPLDDSLAGLDNTEAWSFHAGIASQWQAKGRVVYCQASAPDMSQYTQVMLVVAKEKALNHYILEQLSALPEGATLWLVGEKRSGVQSLAKKLPGSFSKAHKTASGNHCQLFSAAHTSGAGDPPPLTDYATHVQYDLNGHSEHFTTLPGVFSQTHIDPATLLLLNTLKDTSLGRVLDFACGAGVITSALRQSAEQLTACDVNPMAIAASNMTFSQQGIEVDLRLADGLPDNLEMFDTIVSNPPFHTGQKTDYAIARKFLANARKHLNKGGTLYIVANRFLPWSEVIEEGFGHCDVLADDGRYRVYKATCR
- a CDS encoding ATP-binding protein — encoded protein: MHTISLKRILIYLVLLVTSFALLIGFTINIVSQVGQFEKSLQEQALSYTRIIASNAARTIVFDDTVSEKQRLGTFQNTPFIEHIHVYKMDEASGQLTFFSSYNKQGLAPIPARFSKLERLTSPTINDSNIEVSQPVTLDGDVIGYVYLRGSLEQVRLFMWRSIAVAVVVALVTLLACWLATLRLRKAIVQPLDSVVDVVSQVARDKNYSLRLPSSQLAEFDTMAQAFNTMLDRVQQHITRQRRAEEEASQLNTQLEQQVTQRTQALKESNSELLKTLEQLHQYQGQLVESEKMASLGDMVAGIAHEVNTPIGLSVTASTLLQDKLAVMQEKFDAKRISTSEFERFLTDCDENLQIIYRNLNRAADLVTSFKQVAVDQSSEVDRDIEINSFMNDVLMSVKPRRLNPEHFPINVHCAGDIQVRAKAGPLNQILMNLIINSMVHAFEGREKGQIDISFQLVNDNELEIIYTDNGQGVDADISRKIFDPFVTTKRGSGGSGLGLHLVYNLVTQVLGGNIHFFSEENNGVEFIIRFPVTVLSNA